In Deltaproteobacteria bacterium, the DNA window GGCGCAGGACCAGGTCGACGAGAAGCAGGCGAAGGAGCTCGAACGGAAGCTCCGGAAGAACGAGTTCACGCTCGAGGATTTCCGCGACCAGCTGGTGCGGTTGAAGAAGATGGGGTCGATGGAGGAGATCCTCGGGATGATCCCCGGCCTTGGCGCGAAGGCGAAGACGCTTTCGGGGATGGCGCCCGATGAGACGGAACTTACGCGGGTCGTCGCCATCATCGACTCGATGACGCCGCAGGAGCGGCGAAACGCGCGGATCCTCAACGGGGGCCGCCGCAAGCGGATCGCCACGGGGAGCGGAACGACCGTGCAGGACGTGAACCGCCTGATGAAGAATTTCCAGCAGGCGGAGGCGATGATCCGGCGCATGTCGAAGGGCGGGATGCGCGGCATGGGGAGGAACCTCCCCTTTTCCCGGTAGGGAATGTGGTACAGTAGCGAAACTTCCAATGAAAAGCAGGAGGATCGGTTCATGGCGGTGAAGATTCGTTTGGCGCGGACAGGCCGCAAGAAGATGGCCTACTACCGCGTGGTGGTGGCGGACTCGAAGATGCCCCGCGACGGGCGCTGCATCGCGTACGTCGGGACGTACGCGCCCCGGGAGAACCCGGCGAAGATCGTGATCGACGAGGCGGTGACCCTCCAATGGCTCTCGAAGGGCGCGCTGCCGACCGAAACGGTCAAGAGCCTTCTGAAAAAGTCCGGCGCCTGGAAAAAGTTCCAGGAGTCCAAGGCGGGCAAACCCGCCACGGCTTAGTGCTCCCCGTCATCAATACGGTAACGTATCGGGAAGACAGCACGGAAGGCGCACGCACCGGGAGGGTCCGGCGGAGTCGCCGCAGGAGGGGGGCGCAGTGAGGTAAAGCGCAGCCGTGCAGGTTCACCGCACGGCGAGCCACGAACGGAGTCCCCCT includes these proteins:
- the rpsP gene encoding 30S ribosomal protein S16, giving the protein MAVKIRLARTGRKKMAYYRVVVADSKMPRDGRCIAYVGTYAPRENPAKIVIDEAVTLQWLSKGALPTETVKSLLKKSGAWKKFQESKAGKPATA